The genomic stretch CGCCGCCACCATCGAAATCAGTTGCAGGGTCTTCATCGCGATCATTCCTGGATCGGGCGGAACGCGCCGGGCGACGCAAAGCCGCGGGCGACGGCCGCGGCCGCCTCCGCCAGCGCCGCGGCGGCGCCGCGCGGATCCGCCCAGATGAAATCGCCGACCAGCACGAAATCGGCACCGGCGGCGGCGAATTCGAAGGCTTCGTCGCACGACATCGCGTAGCCGACACAGGGCGGCTCGAACAATTCGGCCCACCATTGCAGTCGCTCGGCGATCGCCTCGACCGACGGCCGTTCGCCGTCACGGCCGGGCTCGCCGAACAGCACGTAATCGGCGCCGGCCTCGCCGGCCAGCATCGAATCATGGCGGGTCACCAACCCGCCCACGCCGGCGATCCGGTCCGGCTTCAGATTCGGCAGCCATTCGTCCATCGCCGCGACGCCGTCGAGATGCGCGCCATCGGCGCCGCCCCGCGCCACCAATTCGGCATGGCCCTCGAGCAGCACCGCCGCGCCGGCGTCCTGGATCAAAGGCGCCAGCGCCTTGATCCGGGTGATCATGCTGCGCTGATCGGTCAGTTGCAGCCGCAGCAACACCGCCGCGATGTCGGCCCCGGCCAGCAGTGCGGGCAGGGCGGCGAGCAGCGACGACGGATCATCCACGACCGGGGTCGCGAGATAGAGTCGCGTCGCCGGTCGTGTCGGGGCGGGTTTCGTGGCCATTCGGAGTTAAGCTACCTTTTGCTCCAGCGCGGCTGTCCACTCGCCCTTGCTGGCGAGAGAATTCATCCGGGCCCGATGGGTGAAGGCCTGCTGGCCGGCGGCGACATTCTCGGTCTTGCCGGACCAGGCCTTTTGCGGCGCCGCCTGCAGCGCGCGACCATAGGAGAAGGTCAGCGGCCAGGGCAGGCCGCCGATCTTGTTCATGGCGTCGAGATGCGCGGTGGCGTCCTGATCGGACTGGCCGCCGGACAGGAAGGCAATGCCCGGCACCGCCGCCGGCACGCAGCGCTTCAGCAGCCGCACGGTCTTCTCGGCGACTTCGTCGGCACCGGCCTGCTTCTTCGATTTCTTGCCGGCGATCGCCATATTGGGCTTCAGGATCATGCCTTCGAGCGCGACCTTCTGGTAGTACAGTTCCTGGAACGTTTCCTTCAGCACGAATTC from Rhodopseudomonas sp. BAL398 encodes the following:
- a CDS encoding thiamine phosphate synthase, with amino-acid sequence MATKPAPTRPATRLYLATPVVDDPSSLLAALPALLAGADIAAVLLRLQLTDQRSMITRIKALAPLIQDAGAAVLLEGHAELVARGGADGAHLDGVAAMDEWLPNLKPDRIAGVGGLVTRHDSMLAGEAGADYVLFGEPGRDGERPSVEAIAERLQWWAELFEPPCVGYAMSCDEAFEFAAAGADFVLVGDFIWADPRGAAAALAEAAAAVARGFASPGAFRPIQE